The sequence TGGGCAGGTCAGACAGATACTCGCGGAGCAGTTCGGGGAAATTTTCCAGCGTCAGGCCGCCCAGCTCCTGACGCACCGTCTCGCCGCCGGCACGCATCCACCACTGCAGCCCCTGCATGGCCAGGCGAAACGCTTCGGGATTGCCGCTGTCCACAAAGCGCTGAAAATGCTGGGGGCCGTCCAGCGCCATACGCTCGTGATTGCCCATAAGCAAGGTGGCGCGGCCCTGGGCGCGCAGTTCCAGCAGCCGGGTCACGCAGCGCAGCGACTGCGGGCCACGGTCTATGGCGTCGCCCAGGTTCAGCAGGTGCCAGTTCGGCCAGTGGGCCTCGGCATACTGCACCGCTGCTTCCAGCAGGTCGGCACGGCCGTGCAGGTCGGGAACCACAAATACAGTGCGGGGCTCAGACATCAACGCAGTGTACTTCGCTTAACCTGAGCGGCTTACTCTGGCCGTATGAGGACTTCTCCCCGCCTGACACGCCGGCAATGGCTTCAGCGCAGCGCCATGGGCCTGCTGGGCCTGGGCAGCCTGCTGGGGGGAGGCGCAGTTGCTGGAGCTTACAGCCTGAGTGTGACCCGCCAGCGCCACGCGCTTTCCGGACTCCGCTCACCCATGCGGCTGGTCTTTCTGACCGACCTCCACTATGGGCTGTACATCGGAGCGGGCAGTGTGCGCCGCTGGGTGGACGCGGCGTTGGCCGAGCGCCCGGACCTGATTCTGCTGGGCGGCGACTTCGTGGATATCCGTCCCGGCGAGCAGCCCACGCCCTTGCTGGAACAGCTGGCCCGGCTGCAAGCCCCGCTGGGGGTGTACGGCGTGTGGGGCAACCATGACTACGGGTCTTTCGGACGCTACGACTCGCGCTGGCGCGGCGCAGGACAGCCCGGCTGGCAGCAGCGGCGCAGCGAACTGGCGCGGCAGCTGGAAGTGGCGGGCGTGCAGCTGCTGCGCAACCGGGCCGCGCAGCCCAGAGGCGACCTGCAGCTGCTGGGAACCGATGACTGGCAGTGGGGTGAACGTCCCGACCTAGGCGCCCTGCTGGCCGGGGCAGGGGAGCGGGCTACACTGCTCCTCACGCATAATCCCGACATTCTGCCCACTTTTCCGCAGCCTATCGGTCTGACGCTGGCAGGGCACACCCACGGCGGCCAGGTACGGCTGCCAGGCGTGGGCGCGCTGGTGGTGCCCAGCGCCTATGGCACCCGTTACGCCATGGGCTGGCACCAGGGGGCGCACGGCAGCCCCGCCTATGTCAGCCGGGGGCTGGGCGTATCCGGCCTGCCGCTGCGGACGCTGTGCCCGCCGGAAGTCACGGTGCTGGAGTTAGTACCGGGCTGGAGTTAGTACCGGGCTGAACCGCTTTAGCGCCCGGCCAGCACCTCGGCGTACAGGTCGCGGTAGGCCTGCGCCGAGGCGTCCCAGCTGAAGTTCAGGCTCATGCCCTCGCGCACTCGGCGTTCCCAGTCGGCCTTATCGCGGCGCGCAGCCAGGGCCTCGCCGCAGGCGTCCAGCAGCGCCTGTGAGGTGGCTGGCCCGAAGGTAAAGCCCACGCTGGGAGACACCGTGTCTTTCAGGCCGCCAGTCTCGCGCACCACCGGCAGGGTGCCGTAGCGCAGCGCAA is a genomic window of Deinococcus proteolyticus MRP containing:
- a CDS encoding metallophosphoesterase — encoded protein: MSEPRTVFVVPDLHGRADLLEAAVQYAEAHWPNWHLLNLGDAIDRGPQSLRCVTRLLELRAQGRATLLMGNHERMALDGPQHFQRFVDSGNPEAFRLAMQGLQWWMRAGGETVRQELGGLTLENFPELLREYLSDLPRMVFVDEEGAIHSKPPASPSVMVTHASPPKAHRDYPNPMSAVLWLRPADGPFSLPPGVTYSVHGHTPVRVAVQQDKQVYLDLGAYKTGRLALLPLHVDGPRGLVVLQGQGRPQAADALPAFGRMLPAELLQV
- a CDS encoding metallophosphoesterase — translated: MRTSPRLTRRQWLQRSAMGLLGLGSLLGGGAVAGAYSLSVTRQRHALSGLRSPMRLVFLTDLHYGLYIGAGSVRRWVDAALAERPDLILLGGDFVDIRPGEQPTPLLEQLARLQAPLGVYGVWGNHDYGSFGRYDSRWRGAGQPGWQQRRSELARQLEVAGVQLLRNRAAQPRGDLQLLGTDDWQWGERPDLGALLAGAGERATLLLTHNPDILPTFPQPIGLTLAGHTHGGQVRLPGVGALVVPSAYGTRYAMGWHQGAHGSPAYVSRGLGVSGLPLRTLCPPEVTVLELVPGWS